The genomic region CTTGAACGGAACTTTCATCTACCAGTTTGATCAGTTCTTTGATCTCACTCAATTTAAACATTTCCATTATTCACTCCTTCGGCATCATGCCAGTCTCACTAGGACGGTCATATGGCTTTATGTATTATATCATAATCGTTAAAAATGGAAAGAGCCCGAGAGTACAACCAGCTCCCGGGACTGCATTTCCATGATTTGGATTACTGTTCTGTAACGTATTGAACACTGATTTTGTTCTGGGAAACTGCCAATTCTTTCATGACCAGATCCACAATAGATACCGCCTGTTTTACATCCAGTTTGTCACTGAGGACCACAACTTTATACTTGTCGGCATCTTCTTGAACGATCGCATTAGCGAACTGTTGAGAGAGCGTCTCCTCAATGCCAGTGATTTTAGCTTCTTTTTCTTCCAGTGTACGGAGTTGCTCCGTTGCTTTGGCATTTTCCTCTGGCGTTTTGCTCAGATCACCTGCGACGGTCATCAGTTCCTCATACTTGCGATTGTTGCTTTCCTCACGTTGCCACTGGTAGTTCTGGAATTGGCTGCTCGCGGATGCTGTCGTATTCTGCTCTTCCATTTCCTTGAGGACTTCCTCATCCGTTTTCGTTGCAGTGCCTTCTGTCTGACCTTCCGTCTCTGGTGTGGTTGCTGCACCTTTGTCGGTTTCCTTGTCAGCTTCTTTGCCTGCTTCACCCTTATTCTCGCCTGATTCGACAGCAGGTGTTTTCTCTGTATTTCCAGTTTCTTTACCTTCCGTAGCCGCCGGTTCTTCCACAGCGCCAGGCGCACTTGGATCACTTTCAACTTCGCCGCTATTCACCACTTCATTCACAACCAAACCTTCTGTTGGATCAAGAATGCCTGCTGTCTCCTTTGCTTCCCCTTGCTTGATTCCATCAACTTGCTGACTGTCAGCCACTGGTGCATTGACTGGACCGGAATCCTCAGTGAACAGATAATACGCGGACAAAATGACCATCAGACTCAGCATGGAAACGAGCCATACCGTTTGACGTTTGTTATTCATTAGAACTTCCTCCTCAAATTGGCTTCAATCTTATGAGAATTGAATCTTGTGATTCATCACACCCGATTAGTCTTGTTTGCGCGGTACAACCGAGATCCGGTATGCTGCTACATTCAGTCCTTTTTCCACAGCATCGGTTATCAGGTCCTTCACAACCTTGTTCTCTGCACCCCTCGCAACCACAAGCACCCCACGGATCTGCGGTTTGAGCTTTTTGGTCACTATGGGTGTCTGATCCCCTGATATTTCGTACGTGATAATCTCGCCATCGCGGGTATACTGCGTCATATGTCGCTTGCCCCCGTTAGCATCGGTTTCTTCGGTAAGTTGCTGAGAATCCTTCACATTCCGCTGAACGACCAGTTCCTCTGTGGAATCCACGGTAACCATTACATCCACCGTTCCCACACCAACAATGTTTTCCAGCACAGATTTGATTTTGTCCTCGAATGCAATTTCGATTGCCTGAAAAGGGTTCTGATCCATCGGAGCACTCTGTATGGATGCCATGGATGTTGCCGGGTCCGGTGGTTCACGACCGATATTTTCGGAATCAATTTTTTTGACATTGACGAAGGAATTGAACAGCATGATTCCCACTCCGATCAAACCGAGGATAATCAGCCAACGGAAGGTTTGGCTCCGCCTTGCCCCGCCTTCCCCGCCACCCATCCAGGTTTCCATCTTTTTGAACCATTGTTTCATCGGACACCCTCCTTCTCAGAGCACTTCAGCACTTTTCGGTTCTTTCACTTGAACTTTGTTCGCATCAACATCCCACTTTTCAGTCAACAAAGTAATAATCTGCACCGCATGATCGGACCTTGTGGATGTCTCACCTTGCTGCTTCGTCTCATCCGCCTGATCTCGTATAACAGGCTCGGAAGGCACTTCATTTCCATCATGTTGACTTTTACTCACATCAACCTGTACATCAGGCACTTCAATCTGACCAATCTGGATGGGCTGCTGTGTTAGCTGCGATTCATCCTTCTCTGATTCTGTGTCTGTTCCGAATATGGGCTGTGTATTTGCAGCAATTTCTTGCTGCCTTGACTTCACTCCTTCTCCTGCATCCTCTCCTGCCATTTCGACCACCACACGCTGGATCACAGGTAGTTCGACTGACGAGGCAGCTTCCATTTCCGTTTCATACTTACTCATCGCCAGTTGTACCTCTACGGACCGAACCTTTGCTCCTGTTGTTTCTTCAATCTGGCCTTTCATGACATTAGCCAGTTCTTTCGCTGTCCATTGCAGGGATTGTTCCTGTTCGCCCGCTTGCAGCCGCTTGCCCTGAGCCAGAATCTGTTCGAGCGTTGCATTCCCATCCGATGGAGCGTCCATTGCCGTCATTGCGCGTTTCAGCTCGCCAACCGGATCACTTCTGAGGAGCTTTGTTATCGGTGATAAAAGGGTCAGCAGGATGAGAAGGCTCAGCACAAGCTTGACATAACGTTCCATGGATCGATTGGGCAACAGCATATCCACGAAAGTCGCCAGCAGAACGATCATGATCAATTCCTGGAGCCAGTTGCTCAGCCACCCCATCCTTTTCCAACCCCTTTCTTGCCAACATACATTCAGCGCATCATGACAGTTAGATTCCCCGCAGTCAGCAGGATGGTGATTGCCAAGAAAAACATCAGCCCAACGGCTGCCAGCGCCGCAAATACGTAGATCATGCTCTTGCCAATGGCTTGCAGGCATCCTACAATCGGGGTGTCTCCTAGCGGTTGCATGATGGCACCAGTGACGTTATATATCAAGGCAAGAGCCAGAATCTTGAGTGCCGGAAAGGCGCATAGAAACAGAATGATGATCACTCCGGTGAGTCCGATTGCATTTTTAACAAGTAAAGAAGCTGTAATTACCGTGTCCGTCGCATCTGCAAATGTCCTGCCCACGACAGGCACAAAGTTACCTGCAATGTATTTGGCGGCTTTCAAGCTGACCCCATCTGCTACAGAGCCCGATGCTCCCTGAACCGAGATTACACCCAGAAACATCGTAAGCAGGATACCCAGTAGCGCTACGCTAATATTGCGCAGGAGGTCTGCCAGCTGTGTCAGCTTGTACTTGTCAGACAATGAACTGACGAGATGCAGAACAGCCGAGAAGAAGAGTAGCGGAAATACCAGCATGTGAATCAATGTACTCACCAGATGGATCATGAAAATAATGAGCGGATGGGTCACGGAGACGGTGATGACGTTACCCATGGACGCGAGCAGTGTGAATAACAACGGTACCATTGCCATCATAAAGTTGATCATGCCGGTTATGGCATCCTTGGCGTATCCAATCGCCACACTGAAGCTGTTAATCGCAATGATGATGATGACCATGTAACAGATGGAGTAGGCGATTTTGCTAATATTATTTTTCTCAAATGCAGTCTGAAGGGTCTCCAGGATCATGCTGAGTACGCTTAACATCACAATCGTGACCAGAAGCTTGCCATTATATAAAATTTCATGCAGCATGAAGGTTCCTATGGCTACAAACACCGATTTCAGGCTGAATCCTTCATTGCCGGGGATTAACATATCCATGAAGGAAGGGGTTTTCCCATCCGGGAAGAAACCACCGTATTGTTGCATCAGTTGATCCCAGTATTTCTCCACCTGATCCTTGGGAAGCTGATCGGCCTGCTGCTCCATCCACTCGCCAGAAGGCGAGCTTGCAGTAACCTGTCCCAGGATACCGAACAGAAAACAGAGCATCAGCACAACCGTAAGGCGCCATCGCGGCTTATGATGCATTGATTTCATATGAAGTCCGCACGCCCTTTCTACACCGGCATCAGCTTCATGACGGTTTCGATAATAATGCTGATGATCGGTATAGCAAGTACGAGGATTAACACCTTACCAGCCAGTTCGATCTTGGACGCAATGCTCTCCTGGCCTGCATCCCTGACGATCTGTGCGCCAAATTCAGCAATGTATGCTATGCCAATAATTTTCAGCACCGTTTTCAGATAGATACTCTCCATGCCTGAATTCTCAGCCAACCGCTTCAACACTTCGATGACTGCACCGATCTTGCCAATCAACAACATGAAGATCACAATGCCAGTCGCAGCAGCAATCAGAAAAGCAAACATCGGCTTCTGTTCTTTAATGACCAGAATGAGCACTGTTGCGATGAGCGCCAAACCTACAACTTGGATAATTTCCACAGGTCACCACCATCCGGCTTCATGACCGTTTTCATTGAAAAAGAAATATCGATTTGATCTCTTGTAGCAGGCTGTCCAGCATACGGACCACCATGAACAATACAACGACAAATCCGATTACGGTCACCCAGTGAGCCATATCTTCCTTTCCCATTTGTTTCAGTACCGTGTGAATCATGGCAATAATGATTCCGATACCCGCAATTTGAAAGATTGCGTTCACTTCTAAATTCATGACCTTGGCACCTCACTATCCCGGCTATTTCAGAAGATCAGAATGACGATTAACGCTCCGACAAGCATCCCGAGGCTTCGGCTCATTCGTTCATATTTCAGTTGATCGGCCTGGGCACGGGATTCCTCATGCATTAGTTGTTGA from Paenibacillus sp. FSL R5-0341 harbors:
- the spoIIIAF gene encoding stage III sporulation protein AF, encoding MGWLSNWLQELIMIVLLATFVDMLLPNRSMERYVKLVLSLLILLTLLSPITKLLRSDPVGELKRAMTAMDAPSDGNATLEQILAQGKRLQAGEQEQSLQWTAKELANVMKGQIEETTGAKVRSVEVQLAMSKYETEMEAASSVELPVIQRVVVEMAGEDAGEGVKSRQQEIAANTQPIFGTDTESEKDESQLTQQPIQIGQIEVPDVQVDVSKSQHDGNEVPSEPVIRDQADETKQQGETSTRSDHAVQIITLLTEKWDVDANKVQVKEPKSAEVL
- the spoIIIAD gene encoding stage III sporulation protein AD; this encodes MEIIQVVGLALIATVLILVIKEQKPMFAFLIAAATGIVIFMLLIGKIGAVIEVLKRLAENSGMESIYLKTVLKIIGIAYIAEFGAQIVRDAGQESIASKIELAGKVLILVLAIPIISIIIETVMKLMPV
- the spoIIIAC gene encoding stage III sporulation protein AC translates to MNLEVNAIFQIAGIGIIIAMIHTVLKQMGKEDMAHWVTVIGFVVVLFMVVRMLDSLLQEIKSIFLFQ
- a CDS encoding SpoIIIAH-like family protein is translated as MNNKRQTVWLVSMLSLMVILSAYYLFTEDSGPVNAPVADSQQVDGIKQGEAKETAGILDPTEGLVVNEVVNSGEVESDPSAPGAVEEPAATEGKETGNTEKTPAVESGENKGEAGKEADKETDKGAATTPETEGQTEGTATKTDEEVLKEMEEQNTTASASSQFQNYQWQREESNNRKYEELMTVAGDLSKTPEENAKATEQLRTLEEKEAKITGIEETLSQQFANAIVQEDADKYKVVVLSDKLDVKQAVSIVDLVMKELAVSQNKISVQYVTEQ
- the spoIIIAG gene encoding stage III sporulation protein AG — protein: MKQWFKKMETWMGGGEGGARRSQTFRWLIILGLIGVGIMLFNSFVNVKKIDSENIGREPPDPATSMASIQSAPMDQNPFQAIEIAFEDKIKSVLENIVGVGTVDVMVTVDSTEELVVQRNVKDSQQLTEETDANGGKRHMTQYTRDGEIITYEISGDQTPIVTKKLKPQIRGVLVVARGAENKVVKDLITDAVEKGLNVAAYRISVVPRKQD
- the spoIIIAE gene encoding stage III sporulation protein AE, whose product is MKSMHHKPRWRLTVVLMLCFLFGILGQVTASSPSGEWMEQQADQLPKDQVEKYWDQLMQQYGGFFPDGKTPSFMDMLIPGNEGFSLKSVFVAIGTFMLHEILYNGKLLVTIVMLSVLSMILETLQTAFEKNNISKIAYSICYMVIIIIAINSFSVAIGYAKDAITGMINFMMAMVPLLFTLLASMGNVITVSVTHPLIIFMIHLVSTLIHMLVFPLLFFSAVLHLVSSLSDKYKLTQLADLLRNISVALLGILLTMFLGVISVQGASGSVADGVSLKAAKYIAGNFVPVVGRTFADATDTVITASLLVKNAIGLTGVIIILFLCAFPALKILALALIYNVTGAIMQPLGDTPIVGCLQAIGKSMIYVFAALAAVGLMFFLAITILLTAGNLTVMMR